The Bacteroidota bacterium genomic interval AAAAGTAAGAATGTTACAGCTAGCTATAACGAATTCAAAAAAAAGCAACTCAATTTAGTAGGTGTATTAAGCAAAGATGCAGGTGGTGAAAAAAATCATTTTTTTGTTAAAGATCCTTACAATAATATTTTTGAAATAGCTGAAAGTAAAAAATGGTTCAAACCTCAAAAATGGAATACAGGTGGGGTTTATGGAGCTTGTATTGGAGTAACTAACATGCAGAAATCAATTGATTTCTACAGTCATATATTGGGATATAACGAAGCTGTGTACGACAAAGAAGGAGTTTTTGAAGATCTGGCTTATTTGCCTGGTGGAAAGAACAAATTCAGACGTGTTTTATTACGACACGGACAACCACGCGTAGGAAGTTTTAGTAAAATGTTAGGCCCATCAAAAATTGAATTATTCCAGGTTTTGGATCGTGAACCCAAGAAGATTTACAAAGATAGATTCTGGGGTGATTTAGGCTTCATTCATTTGTGTTTTGACATCAATGGAATGGACGACTTACGAAAAGAATGCGAAGCATACGGACATCCATTTACGGTAGATAGCAGCAACAGTTTCGATATGGGCGAAGCAGCTGGGCATTTCTCATATATTGAAGATCCTGATGGCGCATTAATCGAATTTGTGGAAACACACAAAGTTCCAATCATGAAAAAATTGGGCTGGTATTTGGATTTACGCAAACGCAATCCAGAACAAGATTTGCCAAAATGGATGATTAATGCTCTACGATTTAGTCGTGTAAAGGATTAATAGCTATTCAAGGAACTAATAGTTTTATTGAGTGTAAATCAGAAAGCACCTTAAAGAGGTTCCATATGAATAGTTGCACAAATGTTCAATTCCTTTTTAATATTTACTTCTATTTCGGATGCAATTCCATGAGCAATTTCCAGGTTCATTTCTGAAGGAAGTTTAATATGCATGGTAATTTCGGTATGATTACCATAATTATGAGCCAGAATATGATGCGGATTAACTTCAATATCTGTTGAAAAAGCAGCGATTCTTTTTATATTCTCAATTAAAGCATCATCAGGTTTCTCACCCAATAACGAACTTATGGCATCTTGCAAAATTTCATAGGTTGCATAAAACAACAAGGCTGCCACAAAAATTCCCAATACGCCATCTACCCACCAATAATCTTTAGCGAAGAAAATACCTATCAAAATTATGGCAGACGAAATTGCATCAGAGCGATGATGCCATGCATCAGCTTTTAATGATTTTGCTTTGCTTCTTCTACTACCCCAAAATGCATATTGTGCCATTAGCTCTTTCACTACAATAGAAACAATGGTTACAACTATAGCTATTTTGCCATAATGAGCACTTTCGTGGGATTGAAGTTTCTTAATGGATTCAAGAACAAACTCGAAACCAACCACTGCTAGTAATAATCCGATTATTAATGAAGCTATTAATTCAGCTCTTCCATGTCCAAATGGATGGTCTTTATCAGCAGGTTTGTTTGAAACTTTTGCTCCAATAATAACGATTAAAGAAGTTAATGAATCCGAGAAGGTATGCCAGGCATCGGCAATAATAGCTACTGATCCGGAAACAATGCCAGCCCAATACTTTAATGCAAATAAAAGCGTATTACCTACAATGGATATCCAACCTTCTCGCAATGCATAATTTCTTTTCTTAGTAGCCATTTATTGTAGTAGGTTTAGATTTTTAAAAGTGTATTATTTCGATCTATCTTACCTATTGATGAGAAAACAAATTTCTGAATAAAAATTACTTTTTTGGGTATTTCATATGATTTAAATCTTCCTTTGAGGGCAATAATCAATTTTTCGGCCTGACAAACGGCTTCATTTGTCTCAATTATCAAAATCATTTTATCACCTAAATCTTTATCAGGAACAGCACTTATGAAATAATTTGCTCGAGGAAAAAAGTCAGCTATAACTTCTTGCATTTTATTTTCAAGCTGATTGATCTGAATCTTAAAACCACCTGTATTGATAACAAAATCAAAGCGACCGATCCATTCAAAACTTGTCGAATCAATTAGTTTTACCACATCATTGGTTACAATTTCTTCATTTGGTTGAATCGGTGACTTAACAATCAAACAATTCTTATCATTCTGACTAAATTCAACTCCTTTTAATGCATGAAACTTATTGTCATCAGATTTAAGATTCTTTATGGCCACATGAGTAAGTGTTTCTGTCATACCATATGTATGATAAACCGAACAATCCAGTTTATTGACTTTTGATTTGAGTTGATCAGATACCGGTCCACCACCCAAAATAATCGCTTTCATTCTATTCAAAATATCAGGATTGATATTCGAAGCTTCTAAAATAAGCTGCATTTGATAGGGAACAAAAGCAGCAAAATCAATCTTTGAATCTAGTTCAATATCTATTAGTGGATTTGCAGATGGAGTAGCTAAATACAAATCACAATCATACATCAATGCTCTTATGATCATCATGAATCCGGCTGTGTGCTCTGGCGACAAACAACACAACAAACTATCTCCACTTTCTAAATTAAAAGTATCAAAGGTTTGTTTGGCGCTAATTTCAAGCTGATTTCTGGAAAAACTAATTTCTTTAGGTTTACCAGTTGAACCAGAAGTGAATAAGCTAAACTTCTCTCTCCCTTCAAACCAATCTTCAATAATTGTTTTTACCTGAGTTACAAAAGCACTCTTCTCTTTCAATTGTAAAAAAGAATCAAAAGTGAATGCTTGCTTTCTGTAGTAAATTAAAGGCATTTGCTAAATTCTGAGATGTGAAATTAAGGTTTTTTTTGATAAGTGCCTCGAACTTGAGTGATGAATGTGCTTGTTTCTCGTTTCTCGTTACTCGTTACTCGTTACTCGCTTCACGTTGCTTGTTACATAAAGCTTGTTACCTGAATGATTGAAACCTGCAACTCATAACTCAAAATCCAAAAACAAATAAACTCCCTCAGGAAAGAAGAAGACATTAAATTTGCCTGATGTCACAAAGCGGCAATAACATATTGAATCAAATCAATAGTCCTGATGATTTAAAGAAATTAAGTCAAAAAGAACTTAGCATATTGGCTGATGAACTCAGACAGTTTATCATTGAAACAGTAACGACCACTGGGGGGCATTTAGCAGCAAGTTTGGGCGTTGTTGAATTGACAATCGCACTTCATTATATTTTTAATACACCTGACGATTCCCTCATTTGGGATGTAGGCCATCAGGCATATGGACATAAAATCCTGACTGGACGAAGAGATCAATTCCTTACAAATCGCAAAAAAGATGGCATTAGTGGTTTTCCAAAAATGAGTGAAAGCGAATATGATTCTTTTGGAACGGGTCATGCATCAACTTCTATTTCCGCTATATTAGGAATGGCCGAAGCTTCTCAACTAGAAGGTTGTGTTGAACGAAACCACATAGCCGTGATTGGAGATGGAGCACTCACTGGCGGAATGGCATTTGAAGCCTTAAACAATGCAGGTGTTTCAGACGCTAATCTTTTAGTGGTTTTAAACGACAACAGAATTTCTATTGATGCAGGTGTCGGAGCTTTGAAAGAGTATCTTATGCGTGCTACAGCCTCTCCAAGTTTCAACAGAATTCGAATTCGTCTGTGGCAGTTTTTAGGACGGATCAGCAAATTAGGACCAGATGCACAAGCTACAGCGGCTAAATTAGAGCATCGTATAAAAACCCATCTTTTTAAGGAAAGTAATCTTTTCGAATCATTACGTTTTAGGTATTTTGGACCTATAGATGGACATGATATTCCCAAACTCACTAAAATCCTGAGTGATCTGAAAAAAATTGAAGGACCCAAATTGCTTCATGTAATGACTGTAAAAGGCAAAGGATATGAACCTGCCGAAAAATATCAAACTAAATATCATTCAGTTTCAGCACATGAGCCAAAAATTCCTGGATTGGAAAATGTGGTTCAAAAGCAATCAACAAAATACCAGGATGTATTTGGTATAACCTTGGTGGAATTGGCCAAAGAAAATGAGAAGATAATAGGAATTACTCCTGCAATGCCTACAGGTTCTTCGCTTCATTATTTAATGGATGCTTTTCCAGACCGTGCTTTTGATGTTGGTATTGGCGAACAACATGCTGTAACATTTGCTGCAGGTATGGCTACAAAAGGATTTAAACCTTATTGTGTTATCTATTCTACTTTTTTGCAACGTGCTTACGATCAACTTATTCATGATGTTTGTTTACAGAATTTGCCTGTTGTTTTTTGCATCGACAGAGCAGGATTGGTTGGTGAAGATGGTGCTACACATCAGGGTGCATTCGACATTGCTTTTTTGAAAGCCATACCCAATATAGCCATTGCCTCCCCTCTTAATGAGGTTGAATTAAGACATTTGCTTTATTCGGCTCAGTTTTACAATTCACCAATTGCTATCCGCTACCCAAGGGGCGGAGGTGTACTCGATCATTGGCAGGAAGAATTCAAAATGATGGAAATCGGCAAAGGACAAGTTATTTCAGAAGGTGAAAAATTACTTGTTTTGACATTTGGACCAATTGGAAATCACGTCATAGAAGCCTCAAAATCATTAAATAAAGAAGGGATAGTTTTTACTCATGCAGACATGCGCTTTGCAAAACCATTGGATGAACAGCTACTTTTAAAGCTTTGTTCAAAGCACCAAAAAATAATTTGTG includes:
- a CDS encoding VOC family protein; the protein is MPKLISGIQQLGIGVSNVHEAWKWYRQNFNIDVKIFEEAATAGLMLPYTGGKPQERHAVLCMNMQGGGGMEVWQYTGRTPQPPAFEIQLGDLGFFAGKIKSKNVTASYNEFKKKQLNLVGVLSKDAGGEKNHFFVKDPYNNIFEIAESKKWFKPQKWNTGGVYGACIGVTNMQKSIDFYSHILGYNEAVYDKEGVFEDLAYLPGGKNKFRRVLLRHGQPRVGSFSKMLGPSKIELFQVLDREPKKIYKDRFWGDLGFIHLCFDINGMDDLRKECEAYGHPFTVDSSNSFDMGEAAGHFSYIEDPDGALIEFVETHKVPIMKKLGWYLDLRKRNPEQDLPKWMINALRFSRVKD
- a CDS encoding cation transporter; the protein is MATKKRNYALREGWISIVGNTLLFALKYWAGIVSGSVAIIADAWHTFSDSLTSLIVIIGAKVSNKPADKDHPFGHGRAELIASLIIGLLLAVVGFEFVLESIKKLQSHESAHYGKIAIVVTIVSIVVKELMAQYAFWGSRRSKAKSLKADAWHHRSDAISSAIILIGIFFAKDYWWVDGVLGIFVAALLFYATYEILQDAISSLLGEKPDDALIENIKRIAAFSTDIEVNPHHILAHNYGNHTEITMHIKLPSEMNLEIAHGIASEIEVNIKKELNICATIHMEPL
- a CDS encoding AMP-binding protein, whose protein sequence is MPLIYYRKQAFTFDSFLQLKEKSAFVTQVKTIIEDWFEGREKFSLFTSGSTGKPKEISFSRNQLEISAKQTFDTFNLESGDSLLCCLSPEHTAGFMMIIRALMYDCDLYLATPSANPLIDIELDSKIDFAAFVPYQMQLILEASNINPDILNRMKAIILGGGPVSDQLKSKVNKLDCSVYHTYGMTETLTHVAIKNLKSDDNKFHALKGVEFSQNDKNCLIVKSPIQPNEEIVTNDVVKLIDSTSFEWIGRFDFVINTGGFKIQINQLENKMQEVIADFFPRANYFISAVPDKDLGDKMILIIETNEAVCQAEKLIIALKGRFKSYEIPKKVIFIQKFVFSSIGKIDRNNTLLKI
- a CDS encoding 1-deoxy-D-xylulose-5-phosphate synthase; this translates as MSQSGNNILNQINSPDDLKKLSQKELSILADELRQFIIETVTTTGGHLAASLGVVELTIALHYIFNTPDDSLIWDVGHQAYGHKILTGRRDQFLTNRKKDGISGFPKMSESEYDSFGTGHASTSISAILGMAEASQLEGCVERNHIAVIGDGALTGGMAFEALNNAGVSDANLLVVLNDNRISIDAGVGALKEYLMRATASPSFNRIRIRLWQFLGRISKLGPDAQATAAKLEHRIKTHLFKESNLFESLRFRYFGPIDGHDIPKLTKILSDLKKIEGPKLLHVMTVKGKGYEPAEKYQTKYHSVSAHEPKIPGLENVVQKQSTKYQDVFGITLVELAKENEKIIGITPAMPTGSSLHYLMDAFPDRAFDVGIGEQHAVTFAAGMATKGFKPYCVIYSTFLQRAYDQLIHDVCLQNLPVVFCIDRAGLVGEDGATHQGAFDIAFLKAIPNIAIASPLNEVELRHLLYSAQFYNSPIAIRYPRGGGVLDHWQEEFKMMEIGKGQVISEGEKLLVLTFGPIGNHVIEASKSLNKEGIVFTHADMRFAKPLDEQLLLKLCSKHQKIICVEEGITSGGFGSAILEFIEDHELHISVKRLGFSDEFIEHASVEEQQEMCGLSPEKITETIRLVYNSLS